The Syntrophobotulus glycolicus DSM 8271 DNA window AGGGTACCCCAGTTTCCTGAATGCGGATAATAAGGTGGATTTGCCTGCTCCTGAGGCACCTGTGATGATGACGCTCTTTCCATTAAAAATAAACGCGCTGCCATGAATCGGCAGCAATCCTCGTTGCAAGAGAAGTATCCCAAAAGCGGTGCCCAACAGGTAGGGTTTAAAAGCGGAAGAACCGGAAGCGCCTAAAGGTTCAACGATGATTTTGTTCCCATTGGAGACCTTGAATTTTCCGACATTTGGCGCTAGAAATGAAAAATTTGTTTCGAAAGTACTTTTTTTATCCGACAGAGTTGGCTGCCGGGGGGCATCGGAAACGAGCCCCTTTTCAATCATAACATCCGCCGATGAATCATCACCGGACAAAAGCTCATTGAAAGCAACTTCGGAAGCGATCTGTAAGCCAAAAGCAGTGTATTTGTACATTAGTATAAATACCTCTGAAATTAAATTTGGACAACGGTAACATATTTGCTTATTTTATATTATAATTGTATTTCAATTAGTTTCAACAGGTAAAAAAAATATTTTAAAATTTTAGTAAATATGGTATATTTTTATATAATATTCCTCGTTAAACTGGATATTTCGCCATTTTTGTAAGTAAAAGGAATGAGACTATTTGGTTTTTAAGCGCAGGTGGATGAAATTTTCTCATCTTTCTATGAAAGAAAAACTGCTGCTGGCAGGTTCGTTCTTGCTATTGGGTGCTGTGCGTTTAACCATCTTGGTCATTCCCTTTAGGTATATTGTCCCTGTTATCGGAAAGAAAATGGCAGAGTCCGCCCAAACGATGGACCGGAGGACCTATAGGAAAGCGGCAAAAATCGGCTGGGCGATAGACACGATGAGCCGGTATACGCCATGGGAAAGTAAATGCCTGGTACAAGCTGTGACAGCTCTGCTGTTTCTGAGGATCTTTGGGATACCCTATACCCTTTATTTGGGGTTGGATCGGGATGAAGCCAATCAATTGGTTGCTCATGCCTGGCTGCGCTGCGGTGAGCTCATTGTAACAGGAAATGCGGGAAAGGAGCGGTTCCGGGTGGTGTCGCAGTTTGCGCGCAATCAGTGAAAGGCTCGTTCGTTTGATCGTTGCAAAGGCTGAAGGAAATAAGTGAAGAAGGGAATGATTGAGATGTCTTCGAAATCTGAGAGAATTGGCCTGGATTCTTGTGTTGGAAGACCCAAAGAGCTGCCAACGGCGGAAGTTGGCGGGGAAGTTGTGATGATGAGTTTGGATAAAGGAAAATATTTTGCCCTGGATTCTGTAGGGAGCCGTATTTGGGAGCTGATGGAGAAGCCGCAAACGGTCAAAGAGATTATTCAATGCTTACTGGAGGAATATGAAGTTGATGAGCAGACCTGCAGAAATAATGTGCTCGAATTTCTCAACAAGCTGGATGAAGAAGGGCTCATGGAACTGATTGAAGACAGATAATCGGAATCGGTCACATAATAAGAATCGAAGACATTTCCTGAAGTATCCGGAAGCAAAAAATCCTCTGAAAGCATCCTGGGAGGATAATTGGAGCAGAATGATTAATGAAAGTAAAAGCTGAATTCTCAAAGCTGATCAATTTTATTAACTGGATTAAACCGGATATCAGGCCGTTTTTGCCCAGACTTGTCGTCATATTACTTCTTGGGGTGGCCGGATCTCTTTGCGGAGTAGGTATAGCGATTGCGTCCAAGAATGTGATCGATTACGCCGTGGCCGGAGAACTGGGTAAGGCAGGGATTGCCATCGGGATATTTGGCGGGATTATTGTGATGAGCGTCCTAATCAATATTGGCGAAGCCCTCCTAGAGGTCAGGGTGTCCGAAGCCTTTTCCAATGTCATGCGCCAGCGGTTTTTTAAACGGCTGCTGGAAACGGAATGGCTGCCGCTTTCAGGCTACCATAGCGGAGACCTTTTAACACGACTGACCAGTGATGTGGGCAATATCACAAATTTTTTTGTTCGTGTTTTTCCGGGTATTCTTAGTCTGGGGGTACAGTTGGCGGCTTCTTTTGCCACTTTGCTGTATTATGAGCCGAGACTGGCTATTATTGCTTTTATTATGGGGCCCTCTACCGTACTCTTCAGCCGGTTATGGGGGCACAGGCTGAAGGTTCTGAATCTCAAGGTCCAGGAATCGGAGAGCCGCTACCGTTCTCATATTCAGGAAGCGCTTCAAAATTTTATTGTCATTAAAATTTTTGGCTTAGAAGAGCATAATCGTGATACCTTGCAGGGGCTGCATCAAGACCGGATGGACTGGATCCTGAAAAGGAACCGGACAACGTTGTCAGCAGACATGATCATCTCACTGGGTTTTTGGGCCGGATATTTTGTGGCTTTTAGCTGGGGGATAATCAGACTTTATCAAAAAGCAATTTCTTTCGGGACCTTAACAGCCTTTATCACGTTGGTCCAGCAGATCCAAGTCCCCTTTGTCGGCTTGGCGAGAACCTTCCCCCAGATCATTGCGATGCTGGCTTCCACCGAACGCTTAATGGAACTGGAAAAGATGCAGCTGGAAAAGAGGGAAGGAAAGATCGGGCAACCGGAAGGGGTAGGCATCAGCTTCCGGCAGGTGAGCTTTGTCTACACGGAGGAGAAGGACAACCTTGTGCTGGATAAGGTTACGGCAGATATTGCTCCCGGAGAGCTGGTGGCACTGGTTGGTTCTTCTGGCGTGGGGAAGACGACGCTGATCAGACTTTTACTGGCTTTGGTCAGACCTTTGGAAGGGGAAGTTTTTTATACGGATGGACTGGGCAAACAGTATGAGGTCACGGCTGCCACCAGGGCTTGGGTAACCTATGTCCCCCAGGGAAATACGCTGTTCAGCGGGACCATCGCGGACAACCTGCGCAGCGGGAGGCTGGAGGCGACACCTGATGAGATGGAAGAGGCCAGCAGAGCTGCCTGCGCCTGGGAGTTTATTCGGGAACTTCCGAATGGGCTTGATACGGTTATCGGTGAGCAAGGACACGGACTATCCGAGGGACAGGCGCAAAGAATCGCGATTGCCAGGGCTTTCTTAAAAAGAGCGCCGGTGATGATTCTGGATGAAGCAACATCTGCTTTGGATATGGGAACGGAAATGGAAATCCTGAGGGCCATAAAAGACTTAAGCGGCAATTGTACCTGTTTGTTGATTACACACCGGCAGACTGCTTTAAAGATGTGTTCACGGGTACTGGAAATACAAAGGGGAAAATTAATAGAAAAGAACAAGACCGAGCAAGAAAATCATCTCAGCAATTAAAAAATAAAAAAACTAAATATTCTGTCAATAACTATTGACAGAATATTTAAACTGGTGTATGATAAAACCATCTTCAGAAAAGGTCAGCGACCTGAGTAAGAAGACTACCTCAAAAATCATCAGAAGCAGAGCCAGTAATGACCTGTTGAAGCAAAATGTTTGGATTTTTGCACCGAATAGTCTAGATACTGAAAGGCCGTAAGGTCAGCTAAGGTTATATTTGTTTACTGGGTCCAGCCGGAAACAGGAAGGCAGAGTTACCTTTCAAGTCAGTAATCGGTTATTCGCAAAAGAAGAAGATTTAGATAAACAGGAATTACCGGCAAAGCGAAAGACCTGGATTTTCTGAAAATAACCGCAAGGTTAAGATCAGGAGTTAGGCAATACTGATGAGCTGTAAAAGGGATAGAAATATCAAGCTTACAGCAGAGAGGTAAAATTGAAAGGAGGCCGTACTTGATTGAAGTACACCTCAGGAAATGGATAGACAGATTCTGAAAGGAATCGGAAGTCTATCCATTTCATTTTTGCGGAGATATACGAATTGGACGAATGGTTATATAATAAAGATAGTTAAGGACAGGAGAAACGCATGAGGAGTTAAACAGGTGAATTTATCTTTTTATTTGATTGGATTATTATTTTTGGCTATTTATTTACTTTTCAGCTTCTATGTCGGTTTAAGGAGCTTTCAGACATGCAAGGCGTTCTTTCCCGGGATGAAGGCAATGATTTTTTGGCCGATCTATATCGTCATTGCTTTCGCTTACCTGATTAATAGGGCAGAGGGATTTGAGAACGGGATCCTGGAGATTATCGGCTCATACTGGATTGCCGCTTTTCTCTATTTGTTCATCTTTTATGTCATGTTTGACCTGGTTGGCATGGCCATTTCTGCCTGGCATGCTTTTCGCCCGGCAAAAAAACGATTATCTGTATGGGCTCTTTACTGGAAAACCAGGAAACCTTATTCCCTGGTGATGATCCTTACCGCCGTCATCCTCTTCGCTGGGACATGGGCAGCCAGGAGCCCTGTTCTTTCAAAGTACGATCTTCAGATTGCCAAAAAGGTCCCGGGAGTTCAGCAGCTCAAGCTTGTTTTTATTTCCGATCTCCATATAGAAGAATCAGCCAATACGGCCTATATGGAAACCGCTGCCGATACAATTTCAGCCTTGCAGCCTGATCTTATTTTGCTCGGAGGAGATATTCTGGAAAGGACTCTTTCACCGGGCAATGAGAAAAAATTAGATGCCGTCCTCAGCAGGCTGAAGGCAAAACAGGGGATTTATGCCGTTTTGGGAAACCATGAGTATTATGGGGGACAGGAAGAGCAAATCACCGCCCATCTGCAAGAGCAAGGGGTAAAGGTTTTGAGAGATCAGCTTGATGAAATTCTCAACGCACAAATCTATATTGCCGGGCGTAGTGATTACAGCGGAGGGCAGACAAAAACATCAGAGAGAAAACCGCTTGCAGAGATGCTGAAGGGGACCGACCCTTCAAAACCTCTTATTTTATTGGATCATCAGCCTCAGACCGTCGCAATTCAGGAGGCCAAAGACGCGGGGGTGGACTTGATGTTATCCGGTCATACTCATGGAGGACAGCTGTTTCCCGTACAATGGATCACTAAAGCGATTTATATTGTTGATCGGGGATTATGGCAGGACGGCAACTTAAACCTGATTGTTTCGACAGGCTTGGGTCTATGGGGGACACCTGTCCGGACTTCTTCCAGATCGGAGATTGTGGAGGTTAATGTTTGGTTCCCTCAATAAGATCCCAAAATCGCTCCGGGCTTTTTTTCATGGATATTATTTAACTAATCTAAAATTAAGTTATAATAGAAATGAAATAAACTTTAAACAAGGTGGTGTCAGAATTTGAAAAAAGTGATTTTATTTATCCTCATATTAATTCCGTTTGTCTTTTTATCCGGATGTACGGCGAATAAGGCAAATAACGCCGGTGACGATCAGAGCGGCAATCAAAACCAAAACCCGCCTGCTCAGCAATTATCAGTAAAAGATTATTTTCCGATCATAGAAAATACCAGATATGTTTATGAGGGCCAGGGAAACGAGTATGCATCTTACACAGTGAATACTGACTATACATCTGAAACCAAAGTTCAGCAAAGAATTAATAATGGCGGTACGATTACGGCAAAAGTTTTGGAACTGAAAGACGGCAAGCTCACCAAATTGTTGGCCAGGGGAGAGGCGTATTACCGGGAAAATCTTTTGGAAGCCAAAGAAAATGATAAAGAAATTTTATTAATGGAACCCTTAGTCCAAGGAACAACATGGAATCTTACAAATTCAAGAGTAAGGACAATTACCAATGTTGAGGCTGACGTCACGACACCATCAGGAACATATAAGGCTATTGAAGTGACAACCACCAGTTCAAATGACAAAACACTGGATTATTATGTGAAAGACGTTGGACTGGTTAAATCAGTTACTGTTTTTGATCAGGATGAAATAAGCTCATCTCTAAGCAAAATAGAAAAAGATGTTTCGTTCGTTCAAAAAGTCAGTTTTTTCTATCCCGGTGTTAATGATGGCAAAATCTATTATCAAGAAAAAGAGTTAAGCTTCAAAACAAATGAGATGACCAGACCGGCGCTTGAAAAGGCTTATAAAGAAGTTCCGAAC harbors:
- a CDS encoding ABC transporter ATP-binding protein; translation: MKVKAEFSKLINFINWIKPDIRPFLPRLVVILLLGVAGSLCGVGIAIASKNVIDYAVAGELGKAGIAIGIFGGIIVMSVLINIGEALLEVRVSEAFSNVMRQRFFKRLLETEWLPLSGYHSGDLLTRLTSDVGNITNFFVRVFPGILSLGVQLAASFATLLYYEPRLAIIAFIMGPSTVLFSRLWGHRLKVLNLKVQESESRYRSHIQEALQNFIVIKIFGLEEHNRDTLQGLHQDRMDWILKRNRTTLSADMIISLGFWAGYFVAFSWGIIRLYQKAISFGTLTAFITLVQQIQVPFVGLARTFPQIIAMLASTERLMELEKMQLEKREGKIGQPEGVGISFRQVSFVYTEEKDNLVLDKVTADIAPGELVALVGSSGVGKTTLIRLLLALVRPLEGEVFYTDGLGKQYEVTAATRAWVTYVPQGNTLFSGTIADNLRSGRLEATPDEMEEASRAACAWEFIRELPNGLDTVIGEQGHGLSEGQAQRIAIARAFLKRAPVMILDEATSALDMGTEMEILRAIKDLSGNCTCLLITHRQTALKMCSRVLEIQRGKLIEKNKTEQENHLSN
- a CDS encoding metallophosphoesterase; this translates as MNLSFYLIGLLFLAIYLLFSFYVGLRSFQTCKAFFPGMKAMIFWPIYIVIAFAYLINRAEGFENGILEIIGSYWIAAFLYLFIFYVMFDLVGMAISAWHAFRPAKKRLSVWALYWKTRKPYSLVMILTAVILFAGTWAARSPVLSKYDLQIAKKVPGVQQLKLVFISDLHIEESANTAYMETAADTISALQPDLILLGGDILERTLSPGNEKKLDAVLSRLKAKQGIYAVLGNHEYYGGQEEQITAHLQEQGVKVLRDQLDEILNAQIYIAGRSDYSGGQTKTSERKPLAEMLKGTDPSKPLILLDHQPQTVAIQEAKDAGVDLMLSGHTHGGQLFPVQWITKAIYIVDRGLWQDGNLNLIVSTGLGLWGTPVRTSSRSEIVEVNVWFPQ
- a CDS encoding GerMN domain-containing protein; the protein is MILFILILIPFVFLSGCTANKANNAGDDQSGNQNQNPPAQQLSVKDYFPIIENTRYVYEGQGNEYASYTVNTDYTSETKVQQRINNGGTITAKVLELKDGKLTKLLARGEAYYRENLLEAKENDKEILLMEPLVQGTTWNLTNSRVRTITNVEADVTTPSGTYKAIEVTTTSSNDKTLDYYVKDVGLVKSVTVFDQDEISSSLSKIEKDVSFVQKVSFFYPGVNDGKIYYQEKELSFKTNEMTRPALEKAYKEVPNSNVGKVFSANTKINSLYLNSDGMVYLDLNEAFLKEMNAGSGYESMILQSVADTFGKYYNAQKVILTIDGKLYESGHLRFERGQSLEVNDENAVQVK
- a CDS encoding lasso peptide biosynthesis B2 protein — its product is MKFSHLSMKEKLLLAGSFLLLGAVRLTILVIPFRYIVPVIGKKMAESAQTMDRRTYRKAAKIGWAIDTMSRYTPWESKCLVQAVTALLFLRIFGIPYTLYLGLDRDEANQLVAHAWLRCGELIVTGNAGKERFRVVSQFARNQ
- a CDS encoding lasso peptide biosynthesis PqqD family chaperone; the encoded protein is MKKGMIEMSSKSERIGLDSCVGRPKELPTAEVGGEVVMMSLDKGKYFALDSVGSRIWELMEKPQTVKEIIQCLLEEYEVDEQTCRNNVLEFLNKLDEEGLMELIEDR